One stretch of Cololabis saira isolate AMF1-May2022 chromosome 15, fColSai1.1, whole genome shotgun sequence DNA includes these proteins:
- the lratd2a gene encoding protein LRATD2a gives MGNQVDRLSHLSYAEVPTVDPNGADADDGPRIGVSYIFSNDDDELEDGCALDGTEKDPNQEETHYDQRDEVECAVFHRDECVYERSAKCAGPEEVYSPENLLNKCKAGDLVEFVSCGQYPHWAVYVGDFQVVHLHRAQVKSSFLTDASRGRRCRVVNDLYRFKALRADVVVQSAMEQVGLKDQELSWRNSECFAAWCRFGRREFKMGGEIRIGKQPYRLKICMSDKRSHMLEFQSLEDVIMEKRRTDQLGRTAMLQELATHLRGEEERKQQPGAD, from the coding sequence ATGGGGAACCAGGTGGACAGACTCTCACACCTAAGTTACGCAGAAGTTCCCACCGTGGACCCCAACGGCGCGGACGCGGACGACGGTCCGCGCATCGGCGTCTCCTACATCTTCTCCAACGACGACGACGAGCTGGAGGACGGATGCGCGCTGGACGGCACGGAAAAGGACCCGAACCAGGAAGAGACGCACTACGACCAGCGCGACGAGGTGGAGTGCGCCGTCTTCCACCGGGACGAGTGCGTGTACGAGCGCAGCGCCAAGTGCGCCGGCCCGGAGGAGGTCTACTCCCCGGAGAACCTGCTCAACAAATGCAAAGCCGGGGACCTGGTGGAGTTCGTGTCCTGCGGCCAGTACCCGCACTGGGCGGTGTACGTGGGGGACTTCCAGGTGGTGCACCTGCACAGAGCCCAGGTGAAGAGCAGCTTCCTCACGGACGCCAGTCGGGGCAGGAGGTGTCGGGTGGTGAATGACCTGTACAGGTTCAAGGCGCTGCGGGCGGACGTGGTGGTGCAGAGCGCCATGGAGCAGGTGGGGCTGAAGGACCAGGAGCTGAGCTGGAGGAACTCCGAGTGCTTCGCCGCCTGGTGCAGGTTCGGCAGGAGGGAGTTCAAGATGGGTGGGGAGATCCGGATCGGGAAGCAGCCCTACAGGCTGAAGATCTGCATGTCGGACAAGCGCTCGCACATGCTGGAGTTCCAGAGCTTGGAGGACGTGATCATGGAGAAGAGGAGGACGGATCAGCTGGGCAGGACGGCCATGCTCCAGGAGCTGGCCACACAcctgagaggagaggaggagaggaaacagCAGCCCGGAGCGGACTGA